One Calditrichia bacterium DNA window includes the following coding sequences:
- a CDS encoding tetratricopeptide repeat protein, whose translation MKDLVLASLEQAQNENERTWIITRSLLDALPKNLAEAVLGAAVPHWFNISVLGAVLQISDSESEIIYSKLQELSFVEGFGNLGHTLHDLTRSAIINHLVNTQPEIFHTFSKLAFEYFHQFDDSQRTAEAVYHLLVIQEGERIKAFERQMEVYRDEENFGAADNLIRNAKELIDLNVVVDARFAAEIDRQEYLLGLKHLKLVKSDMLSQRDRAHLEQAIKVFNPLEDLRIYKQYDSGKIIDKVIKLERNFLSQKLKEARQSDDAARQIIWLRELGNKLLEDRNYTAALKQFNEAITLDNKDSSLIANRGVAYGSIGNYEAALADFDRAIELDEKYISAIANRGVTYQLMGNYEAALADFDKAIELDKKNAGIIALRGETYGLMSSYEAALADFDRAIKLDEKYAWAIVRRGETHRLMGNYEAALVDFGRAIELDEKDAWAIANRGVTYASIGIYELALADFGKAIELDEKYIWAITRRGVTYRLVGNYEAALADFNKTLELDENNAEVIGRRGEIYGMMGNYEAALADLDRAIELNGKNAWAIVQRGVTYRLMGNYELALADFDRAIELDEKYTWAIVHRGETYRLMGIYEAALADFDIAIELDEKYTWAIALRGATYQLMGNYEAALTDFDRAIELDKEYAWAIANRGITYGSMNKYELALEDLDKAISLNQNFSLAIVNRGITNRLIGNYEAALEDFKNAIELDEKNDNAIAGRGLIYLFLGNYLAALNDINRAITLDENFDFYYFIRGLIYLYTGDSNKAESDLNKSIFLAEQSSLKYPNDESKYFNMALYNLALNKGDKAKRLYSEAIESKPARPYLQKSISDLSDFLKLFPEHELANEIRSNLQKVLDERLNSKSGY comes from the coding sequence ATGAAAGATTTGGTTTTAGCGTCATTAGAACAAGCACAAAATGAGAATGAAAGAACCTGGATTATTACCCGTTCTTTGTTAGATGCGTTGCCCAAAAATCTGGCTGAGGCTGTTTTAGGGGCCGCCGTTCCCCATTGGTTTAATATATCTGTACTGGGCGCGGTCTTGCAAATCTCTGATTCTGAATCCGAAATCATATATTCCAAACTGCAGGAACTGTCATTTGTCGAGGGGTTTGGTAATTTGGGTCATACTTTACATGATTTAACCCGATCAGCAATAATAAACCATTTGGTAAACACTCAACCTGAAATTTTCCATACTTTCAGCAAGCTTGCTTTCGAATATTTTCATCAGTTTGATGATAGTCAACGAACGGCAGAGGCTGTTTATCATTTATTGGTTATACAAGAGGGGGAAAGAATAAAAGCTTTTGAACGCCAGATGGAAGTTTACCGCGATGAGGAAAATTTTGGCGCTGCAGACAACTTAATTCGAAATGCTAAAGAGTTAATAGATTTGAATGTTGTAGTTGATGCACGGTTTGCGGCAGAGATCGACAGGCAGGAATATCTTCTGGGTTTGAAGCATCTTAAGCTTGTCAAGAGTGATATGCTCTCTCAGAGAGATCGTGCCCACTTGGAGCAAGCAATCAAAGTTTTCAATCCATTAGAAGATTTAAGAATTTATAAACAATATGATTCAGGTAAAATCATAGATAAGGTAATTAAATTAGAGCGTAATTTTCTATCTCAAAAGCTAAAAGAAGCCAGGCAATCTGATGATGCTGCCCGACAAATTATTTGGTTGAGAGAGCTTGGTAATAAGTTGTTAGAAGATAGGAATTATACTGCTGCATTGAAACAATTTAACGAAGCAATAACTCTTGATAACAAGGACTCCAGTTTAATCGCCAATCGCGGTGTAGCCTATGGCTCGATAGGTAACTATGAAGCGGCCTTAGCGGATTTTGACAGAGCGATAGAGTTAGATGAAAAGTATATCAGTGCCATCGCCAACCGTGGTGTAACCTATCAATTGATGGGTAACTATGAAGCGGCCCTAGCAGATTTTGACAAAGCGATAGAGTTAGATAAGAAAAATGCTGGGATAATCGCTCTACGCGGTGAAACCTATGGATTGATGAGCAGCTATGAAGCCGCCCTGGCGGATTTCGACAGAGCAATAAAGTTAGATGAGAAGTATGCCTGGGCAATTGTCCGTCGTGGTGAAACCCATCGATTGATGGGCAACTATGAAGCCGCCCTGGTGGATTTTGGCAGAGCAATTGAGTTGGATGAGAAGGATGCCTGGGCAATCGCTAACCGCGGTGTGACCTATGCCTCGATTGGTATTTATGAATTGGCCTTAGCGGATTTTGGCAAAGCAATTGAGTTGGATGAGAAGTATATCTGGGCAATCACCCGTCGCGGTGTTACCTATCGGTTGGTGGGTAACTATGAGGCCGCTCTGGCGGATTTTAACAAAACGTTAGAATTGGATGAGAATAATGCTGAGGTAATTGGACGTCGCGGTGAAATCTATGGAATGATGGGTAATTATGAGGCGGCTCTGGCAGACTTAGACAGGGCGATAGAGCTGAATGGAAAGAATGCTTGGGCGATTGTACAGCGCGGTGTAACCTACAGGTTGATGGGTAACTATGAATTGGCCTTAGCGGATTTTGACAGAGCAATAGAGTTGGATGAAAAGTATACCTGGGCAATTGTCCATCGCGGTGAAACCTATCGATTGATGGGTATCTATGAGGCTGCCCTGGCAGATTTTGACATAGCAATTGAGTTAGATGAGAAGTATACTTGGGCAATTGCCCTCCGTGGTGCAACCTATCAGTTGATGGGTAACTATGAAGCGGCTTTAACGGATTTTGACAGAGCAATTGAGTTGGATAAAGAATATGCTTGGGCAATCGCCAATCGAGGAATAACCTATGGGTCGATGAATAAATATGAATTGGCACTTGAGGACTTAGACAAGGCGATATCCTTGAATCAAAATTTCTCTTTAGCCATTGTCAACCGCGGTATAACTAATAGATTGATAGGTAATTATGAAGCGGCATTAGAGGACTTTAAAAACGCAATCGAGTTAGATGAAAAAAATGATAATGCCATAGCAGGTCGCGGGTTGATCTACCTATTTCTCGGTAATTACTTGGCAGCATTGAATGATATTAATAGAGCTATTACACTGGATGAAAATTTTGACTTTTATTACTTCATTCGAGGATTAATATATTTGTATACTGGCGATTCTAATAAGGCTGAATCTGATTTAAACAAATCTATATTTTTAGCTGAACAATCATCCTTAAAGTATCCAAATGATGAAAGTAAATATTTTAATATGGCTTTATACAATTTAGCATTAAATAAGGGTGACAAAGCCAAACGATTGTATTCCGAGGCAATTGAATCTAAGCCTGCCAGACCATATCTTCAGAAGTCAATTTCTGATTTATCCGACTTTTTAAAGTTGTTTCCTGAACATGAATTGGCAAATGAGATCAGGAGCAATTTGCAAAAGGTTTTGGATGAAAGACTAAATTCCAAATCGGGATACTGA
- a CDS encoding AAA family ATPase, whose product MRTTDIRRIRALIIDHLNNLEQFGHCFDEAESIEKQLSTYPLFYNMGDDYKIPDRYLFELDEEQTKHLSEKLEIVDHADKKYFYLEELYLAEAKISQFINTLLERSDYDQEYTNFSKYMAASCQKLSSKLRDRFDEHSFISERKKLYEQIFRKSFYVLAGSPGSGKSHELLNIIKELDAQNEKYLLLAPTGKATLRLSTDPEYKGIKTKTIDKFLTDVENEKDRPDSYNNLIVDEMSMVDLLKFRDLIKLFNPKNPLFKRLILVGDKYQLPPIGFGKVFIDIIAQLNSMPDYENNIVELESNCRQESDNSVLEFSKIYSGENMNYEDLLLSASKGELDKGRFKILFWNNNAQLIELIKHQLLMIGEFDSDIYENLNSFLGLNPDIKIDFDNPNHFKTDKFQILTPYRTGMYGTIKINHTIQDKFKSNVPYLSKQRIMFKSGDKLIQNKNLYHKGQLSLSNGSMGIIYENKKKVCVSFSELDNEELSIKNFDLNMLELAFCITIHKAQGSGFDHVILILPKRLTLLSKELFYTALTRSKQTVTLLVEGEPTSEIKNSIFEKIRRRSYTETRKTSLLGIPYWDFSLEPESNTYVQSRAEYIIYRNLMHFREKFGENGFTFYYEKHPIVDGEEINIKTDFTIITDNGHTFYWEHLGKLGNRKYEEQWKWKKEKYDSLKITDMLITTDERRGINDDKIKSIIGDMRKGNLKNEDKVAGRYSKFHYYLR is encoded by the coding sequence ATGAGAACCACTGATATCCGTCGTATCAGAGCTTTAATCATTGATCATCTAAATAACTTGGAACAATTTGGTCACTGCTTTGACGAAGCTGAATCTATTGAAAAACAACTAAGCACATACCCCTTATTTTATAATATGGGAGATGATTATAAAATTCCTGATCGGTATCTGTTTGAATTGGATGAGGAGCAAACAAAACACCTCAGTGAAAAGCTTGAAATTGTGGATCATGCGGATAAGAAATATTTCTATCTGGAAGAACTTTATTTAGCTGAAGCGAAAATTTCACAATTCATTAACACACTTTTGGAAAGAAGCGATTACGATCAAGAGTATACTAATTTCTCGAAATACATGGCTGCCTCATGCCAAAAACTGTCTTCCAAACTCCGAGATCGTTTTGATGAACATTCGTTCATAAGTGAGAGGAAAAAGCTATATGAACAAATCTTCAGAAAAAGCTTCTATGTATTGGCTGGCTCTCCGGGTTCTGGTAAATCCCATGAACTGTTGAACATAATAAAAGAGCTTGATGCACAAAATGAAAAGTATTTACTTTTGGCTCCCACAGGTAAAGCAACGCTTCGTTTGAGCACTGATCCTGAATATAAGGGCATAAAAACGAAAACAATCGATAAGTTTTTAACTGATGTTGAAAATGAGAAAGATCGCCCGGATTCATATAACAATCTTATTGTTGACGAAATGTCAATGGTTGATTTGCTGAAATTCAGAGATTTGATTAAGTTATTCAATCCAAAAAATCCCTTATTTAAGCGCTTAATCTTGGTAGGTGATAAATATCAGTTACCCCCGATTGGTTTTGGCAAGGTATTTATTGACATCATAGCACAACTCAACTCAATGCCCGATTATGAGAATAATATAGTAGAACTGGAATCCAATTGTCGACAGGAATCTGATAACAGTGTTCTGGAGTTCAGTAAAATCTATTCCGGTGAAAACATGAATTATGAAGACCTGTTGTTAAGTGCTTCAAAAGGAGAACTCGACAAAGGGCGGTTTAAGATTTTGTTTTGGAATAACAATGCCCAACTCATAGAGTTGATTAAACATCAATTGCTTATGATAGGAGAGTTTGATTCTGATATTTATGAGAACCTTAATTCGTTCTTAGGTCTGAACCCAGATATAAAAATTGATTTCGATAACCCAAATCATTTCAAAACTGATAAATTTCAAATACTTACACCTTACAGAACAGGTATGTATGGAACCATAAAAATAAATCACACTATTCAAGACAAATTTAAAAGTAATGTGCCATATCTTTCCAAACAAAGGATTATGTTTAAGAGTGGAGATAAGTTAATTCAAAATAAGAATCTATATCACAAGGGTCAATTATCGCTATCAAATGGCTCTATGGGTATCATTTATGAAAACAAAAAAAAGGTTTGTGTCTCATTTTCTGAGCTAGACAATGAAGAATTGAGTATCAAAAATTTTGACTTGAATATGCTTGAGCTGGCTTTTTGTATTACCATTCACAAAGCCCAAGGGAGCGGATTTGACCATGTAATACTGATTCTTCCCAAACGGCTGACACTTTTATCAAAAGAGTTATTTTACACAGCTCTTACGCGATCAAAGCAGACTGTTACGCTGCTTGTTGAAGGTGAACCAACCAGTGAAATTAAAAATAGCATCTTTGAGAAAATTCGTAGACGCTCTTACACAGAAACGCGAAAAACCTCTTTACTAGGTATACCATATTGGGATTTTTCATTAGAACCTGAATCGAATACATATGTCCAATCACGGGCTGAATATATTATTTACCGGAATTTGATGCACTTCCGTGAAAAGTTTGGTGAAAATGGCTTTACGTTTTATTATGAAAAACATCCTATTGTTGACGGTGAAGAAATAAACATTAAAACGGATTTCACAATAATCACAGATAACGGACATACCTTCTATTGGGAGCACTTGGGTAAACTCGGCAATAGAAAATATGAAGAACAGTGGAAATGGAAGAAAGAAAAATACGATTCGTTGAAAATAACCGATATGCTGATAACTACAGATGAAAGAAGAGGAATTAATGATGATAAGATAAAAAGCATCATTGGGGACATGCGTAAAGGCAATTTAAAAAATGAGGATAAAGTAGCGGGGCGGTATTCGAAATTTCACTATTATCTCAGATAA
- a CDS encoding IS1 family transposase, producing the protein MITENFKCRKCQSTNVVKNGSNASGNPKFKCNDCGFTGVIKSLRKSDEVKEQLIKAAQERVSSRGLGRMFGVSGNTALRWIKKAQALPDICKTLMPYLKGDVLELDELWSFVSQKSDKRWVWIALCRRTRQIVAYHIGDRDEISCRQFRKQIPKQYRKSRIYSDYWEAYQSGLCCIIQLSVIYLAAIARISRSPYNF; encoded by the coding sequence ATGATCACAGAGAATTTCAAATGCAGAAAATGCCAGTCTACAAATGTTGTCAAAAATGGTTCAAATGCTTCCGGTAACCCGAAATTCAAATGCAATGACTGTGGGTTTACCGGAGTCATCAAATCCTTGCGAAAATCCGATGAAGTGAAGGAGCAATTGATCAAGGCAGCACAGGAACGTGTTTCCTCCCGGGGGCTTGGTCGAATGTTCGGTGTCTCCGGTAATACTGCCCTTCGTTGGATTAAAAAAGCTCAGGCACTGCCTGATATTTGTAAAACACTGATGCCTTACCTGAAAGGCGATGTGCTCGAATTAGATGAGTTATGGTCATTTGTCAGTCAGAAATCCGACAAACGCTGGGTCTGGATTGCTTTATGTCGCAGAACCCGCCAGATCGTTGCTTATCATATCGGCGACCGGGATGAGATCAGTTGCCGGCAGTTTCGAAAGCAGATACCGAAGCAATATCGAAAAAGCCGGATTTACTCAGACTATTGGGAAGCCTATCAAAGCGGGCTTTGTTGCATAATTCAACTAAGTGTGATCTACCTTGCCGCCATCGCGCGGATCAGTCGTTCACCATATAACTTTTAG